The following proteins are encoded in a genomic region of Ictalurus punctatus breed USDA103 chromosome 15, Coco_2.0, whole genome shotgun sequence:
- the ngfa gene encoding neurotrophin-7: protein MRSSTPVLLFLISVQAALNMVGNTHSQEPANQNAGTQDSTHDDLIPTVDPKLFNKRRYRSPRVLFSDVVPSDGRSEPRSPRIRRRARDIQNRGEYSACDSENHWVGNMTRATDLGGNEVMVLPDVRINNVVKKQMFYETTCRVTNRGPTHRGMKAGTTGCRGIDNKRWNSYCTNTHTYVRALTSFKNQVTWRFIRINAACVCVVSRKSWKH from the coding sequence ATGAGGTCGTCGACGCCGGTCCTGCTCTTCCTGATCAGCGTCCAGGCTGCACTCAACATGGTGGGAAACACCCACTCACAGgaaccagccaatcagaacgcagGAACCCAGGACTCGACCCACGATGACCTCATCCCCACAGTCGACCCTAAACTGTTCAACAAGCGGCGTTACCGATCACCTCGTGTGCTCTTCAGCGACGTGGTGCCCTCCGATGGCCGTTCAGAGCCTCGGAGTCCGCGAATACGGCGGAGAGCACGCGACATCCAGAACCGCGGTGAATATTCGGCCTGCGACAGCGAAAACCACTGGGTGGGAAACATGACCCGTGCTACAGACTTAGGGGGAAACGAAGTGATGGTGCTGCCTGATGTTCGCATCAACAACGTGGTCAAGAAGCAGATGTTTTACGAAACCACTTGTCGCGTCACAAACCGTGGGCCCACCCACCGCGGGATGAAGGCGGGAACAACCGGGTGCCGTGGGATCGATAACAAGCGCTGGAACTCCTActgcaccaacacacacacatacgttcGTGCGCTAACATCTTTCAAGAATCAGGTCACCTGGAGGTTCATCCGAATTAACGCCGCGTGCGTGTGCGTGGTCAGTCGAAAGTCGTGGAAGCACTGA